atttttgtcttaaattttgatatattttggtttaaaaattttaaaaaaatttaatatgattttttagtttaataatgcTAATTTTGTTGATTTGTTAAAGTGTATTCCAAGTTAACTTTTGatctaaaatatgttaaaatagtataaattaatttcattttaaaacattttgatacatgtttgatatgaaaaaaaattaaattaagttagaatggttatattaattaatttttaaaatttggaaactaatatattaaaatttgaaaaataaatatgattaaatttagaaactagaaatatatttaatatttaaagataatataaaatagttgaaaattttataatttattaaatgaaaaattgggTTTGAAATCATTGACTTGAAGAATGTTTTGATTTGGATTGTTAATTGAACAAACAAGGGCATGTGTTATTCTAgttctttttcattaagttcaaactttaatttttatgaataataattatacaaGCATTCTGGATTAAGGAGAATTTTTGTTAgccttttattattatttttacttttttcactgtacaattgaaaatttattttgaaaataaattttaaattatgtagaattgtataatttagaaatttagaatatatatatatatataaacaaatattttatgttaattttttaagaaaaaatcttCTGCTAatgaaattaaagttaaaatgatacattattaactatttttctttatttgtctggttaaatcaaatttgtataattttttgatGGTTTATTTTACCTTTGACCATGTTTAAGTtcctttatatattattctttaaattgaTTTTGCGGTTTATTTGAACATATTGCTTGATTGAcataggataatgatacttttacaatattttaacaccATTTATGTGCTATTCTGTGATTGGTTCatgttagtgtttatgattattattattgattgtggagtaattttagatcaatcacaaaatgaggtgttaaaatattgtcaaaatatcattatcaatTGATATATTATCCTTCAATCAAACTGATCTTTCAAaaacatgtatatataaataataatattatataatgtatttatgtttattttcacTCTATTATAACAGatcaagaaaaaatattaaataattgttttagtgATTTGTTAAAAAACACAGCTGaagttaaaaatgtttaatataaaagataattaaaatccCCTCTAATAAGAAAACCTATTAGATTTTGTGcttaggaaataaaaaaataacaatcaaaAGTTAAACGGCAATCCAAATCCCTCCCATTACTATTAAGAAAAACCTTGAACAGGGAGGCAGACAGCAGATACAGAGAGAAAGTGATAGAAGCAAACAAAAACCCTACCCTAACCCGTATTTATGTTATTGGGTTCTTCCTCCATTGATCCGTCCGAGAAGGCAAGTCCGAGAAGGCAACTCAAAACCTGCCCTTGCGAGACCCATCCATCGACACTGCCACACCCCTACCCCTCGCCACAACTCCACTCTTTAGAACAACACTATGGATGATCTGGATAAAGCGATTCTTATTATGTTTGATGAATCGGGAGCCCTTGACGATGACTTGAAGAAACAGGCCAAACTTTACTGTAACGCTACTAAGGAGAAGCCATCAATTTGTAGACTTTGCATTGAAAAATTATGCTTTTCAAATCTTGTTCAAGTCCAGTTTTGGTGCCTACAGACCTTACATGAAGTCATTCGAACACGCTACTTGACAATGACCCTAGATGAGAGGCACATGATCAGGGGCTCCGTCTTTTCAATCGTGTGCCTCGAAGACAAGAACCTCACAAGGATTTTGGAAGGCCCTGCCTTCATAAAGAACAAGCTTGCACAGGTTTTGATAACTTTGATTTACTTCGATTACCCTTTGGTCTGGTCCTCCgtctttgttgatttttttccACACTTGAGCAAAGGAAACGTGGTCATAGACATGTTCTGTCGAGTTTTGAATGCCCTGGATGATGAATTAATTAGTTTGGACTACCCCAGAACCCCTGAGGAATTGACTGTTGCGAGCCGGGTTAAAGACGCAATGAGACAGCAGTGTGTCTCTCAGATTGTCAGGGCCTGGTATGACATTGTTTCTATGTACCGGAATTCTGATCAAGAGCTATGCACTAGTGTGTTAGATTCCATGAGGAGATATATTTCTTGGATAGACATCGGGTTGATAGTCAATGATGCTTTTATCCCtttgttgtttgatttgattttggttgGTCATCTGTCTGATCAGCTTCGTGGTGCTGCAATCAGATGCTTGTTGGCAGTTGTTTCTAAGAGAATGGAGCCCCAATCCAAACTGTCGTTGTTGCAAAGCCTTCATATTAGTCGTCTACTCAGGTTAGTGACTGAGAACGGCGATGCTGAAATGGTCGCTGATATAGCTGCATTGCTTACTGGGTATGCTGTAGAGGCCTTGGATTGCTTCAAACGCATAAATTCTGAGGATGCTAAAGGAATCTCTATGGAGCTTTTGAGTGAAGTTTTACCCTCCATTTTCTATGTAATGAAGAATTTTGAGGTAGATGCTACATTCAACATCATTCAATTTCTTTCAGGTTATGTTGCCATTTTGAAGAGCTTTACTCCTTTGCGGGAGAAACAGCTACTTCAATTAGGGCAGATATTGGAAGTTATCCTAGTGCTAATCCGTTACGACCCAGCATACCGCTCTAATCTTGATGTGATGGACAAAATTGGTAAAGAGGAGGAGGATAGGATGGTAGAGTTCAGAAAGGATTTGTTTGTTCTTCTTCGCACTGTGGGTCGTGTAGCACCTGATGTAACTCAGATGTTTATTAGAAATTCGTTGGCAAGTGCTGTTTCTAGATCTTCGAATAGCAATGTGGAGGAGGTAGAAGGTGCACTTTCTCTTTTATATGCACTTGGAGAATCCATAAGTGAGGAAGCCATGAAAACTGGGAGTGGATTGTTGAGTGAGCTTGTGATTATGCTTCTATCGACAAAGTTTCCTTGTCACTCTAATAGGCTTGTTGCCCTTGTTTACTTGGAGACAGTGACAAGATATATTAAGTTTATTCAGGATAATACTCAATATATTCCAATGGTTCTAGCTGCCTTTCTTGATGAAAGAGGCATACATCATTCAAACATCAATGTTAGTCGTAGAGCCAGTTATTTGTTTATGAGGGTTGTTAAATTGCTGAAAATGAAGTTGGTGCCTTTTATAGAGACTATTTTGCAGGTAGCAACTATACAATCCTTCTCTATTtcgtttttctgtttttaaaatGTACTCAACATTACATTAAATAAAcgaaattatatataaattattccTGACTTGCACTCTTTGGTTGTCCTTGATGTGCATGGATGGATTGTGTGATTGGTTGCTTCCACCATCTGTCTTCTCGATTTTTTGAAATGTTCTGTTAAATTCAGAGCCTGCAAGACACTGTTGCCCAATTCACTATTATGAATTATACAGCAGAAGAGCTATCAGGGTCAGAAGATGGTAGCCACATCTTTGAGGTATTCTCCCAATGTTTCAGGATTATGGACATTTCTGtgattatttttgttctttttcttctcttatattCATTGAGGCACTTTGACAGGCAATTGGTTTATTGATTGGAACAGAAGATATCCAGCCTGAAAAGCAATCTGATTATCTATCTTCTTTGCTCAGTCCTCTTTGTCAGCAGGTtgttttttacttaaaaatgcAAGAGACCTTCtaatccaaaaaataataaaaaataattgcaaGATACTTTATAAAAGTTATGTGTACCCATGTTTCCAGTAGCATTTCTTCTTTTGAGATTATTGTGGTTGGTTTTGGTGCATATAATTTCCTATCGTCGGTTAATACAGGTTGAGGCATTGCTTATAAATGCCAAGTTATTGAATGCTGAGGAGGCTAATGCAAAAATTGCTGTAATCCAGCAAATTATCATGGCAATTAATTCGCTCAGTAAGGTGTTTTTTCTAATTTGGACTTctacttttcccaactttcatttattcttttataaaagcCTAAAAACTCAACAAATAGTGATAAAAAGAtttacattttgtttgtttgtcttAATTTGAAGTTTAAAGGGTAGTATTGTGGTAAAATACATCAATACTTTTGTTTTCCATCCATCCTTACTATTTTTTACATGATATAGGGCTTTAGCGAGCGACTTGTTACTGCTAGTCGCCCTGCAATTGGTCTCATGTTTAAGCAGGTTAGTATTTTCGAAAATTTTTGGTTCATGTTCCTTGGAGTTGTATATGGTTTATCTGATGTATAGTTTCTGTCTTTTTTGTTTAAAGCTTTAGAATGTAATCTTGCTACTATTTTATAGATGAAAATTGAGTTTTGTCATATAATGTATAGAACCCATCTTTGCATAATGCTTTGTGTGATTGATAATTTTTCGCAGTAAGCTTGTGTCTATTTCTACTGAACCTGTGTTTGgtttcttaatattttgttttgctAAATCTTGTCGTACTGTCTTCTATGTAGACACTGGATGTACTTCTTCAAGTTCTTGTTATATTTCCAAAAGTAGAACCTCTGCGAAACAaggtatgaattaaatttaatgattCAAAAATGGTTTGCTTAAAGTAGATCTGTAAATTTTATGTAATATCCATATATGGTATGTAGGTCACATCCTTTATACATCGCATGGTGGATACACTTGGAGCATCTGTCTTTCCTTACCTTCCAAAGGCATTAAAGCAGTTACTTGAAGAAATTGAAGTACATATTATCTCTAATTTCTTTAACTTAaatctttataatttctttatataaatgCATTTCCTTGCATTTTGTTATTGGTGTGTTGAACATTTCCTTGCATTGGAATATGACATTGAGAATAGTATTCCTCTCACATCTTATCTTCCCATGGTCGGACCATTTGAATATATGATCCCATTAAGAACGATATGCATATGCTTATATGATAATTAAGCCTGAGATTTTAGTATGTTGCACAGATGTTGCTGTAACCCTTCCTATAATTATTCCTTCTTCAATTCTTTCTGGCATTTTAGAATATTCCTTTCCTCTAACTGCAGGGTGTCTGACTGTCTGTCGTATTTTGTCATCTTTGGTAGATTAGTTATTCATTTGGTCCCTATAGTTGCAAAATTTTTCCCTTTTAGTTCCTATAAAAGACCCTTAGTCCCTGggcattttattttaaatacctTTTAATCCCTTTTAGTTCCAACATGAATTCAAAATGGTAATGGGGACTACAAGGGTGTGGGCTTTTTAAAGGATGGGAAAAAGATTGtctgtttatgatttttttacgTTTTTCTGTATCATATAAATGTGTTTTTGGAGAATGTGTAATATTGTAGTATCGGTGGTAACACTCTTGGAGTGGTTGGTTGACAACCATGAAACATCAATACTTTcatttacttaattatataCTTCACTGATATGTATCCACGAGGTTTCCAATCCTCTTAAAAAGTTTGTGAAAACCCAATTCAATTACATATGAGACATGGAAGTATGTATGATATAGAAACATAGGAGAATTGTCCCTTAATgagacacaaatgaaaaatGTCCTATTTATGGATGATTTCAAGAAAGGTATGAGTTTGATTCTATGTCTATTTGTAGACAATAATAGGAAGTGATTTAAGGTTGCAATgatttataacttttatgtaGTAATGTCCAGGAAGTATGTTCTTTATTTGGGTTTGACAATttgcaattatatattttttatgttttaggaACTTCTATAGTtattgttaggatatttatcctattttatcatcattatagtgtgtcaagggttaccctatttatcatgattatattatgtctaggattaccctatttatcatgattatattgtgtctagggttaccctatttatcatgtatttgtgtatcaatttattcttataaatagaagattgtgagagggatcaatcaagccctctagaattattttacagtttcaatcttaagttggtatcagagcgggtcgatcccgctctggtttctgtctcgtaatatatatttgtccggcgccacagttctttgtcgcccgccgctgcccgccgctgcccgccgctgcccgccgccggccaccgtcaaccgtcggccaccgtcggccgtcgccggccaccgtccggccaccgtctccggccaccgtccggccactgtcaccgccggccaccgcccgccattgccggccaccgtcgtccatcactgtcaaagtttccttcgtttaaacccttagggttttcttgttcttcgttagtactattcgtcttcttcagaaatggcgtctggcaatactctttccttctctggaagtccatcaattacctccgagaagctaaatggaaaaaattatctatcatggtctgctgccgttgaaatgtggttccttggccaagggcattatgaccaccttgagcgagatggaagccatgtgcctactgaaaaagctgatcagtggaaacaagcagatttccagttgtgtgccctgttatggcaatcagtggaacccaaactttttgtatctttgagggctttcaaaacttgtcactccttttggaagaaagcccaaagcatttatgccaacgatattcaacgtctctatgacactacgaataaacttgcatctcttaaaatggcagaccatgatatggtgtccttcatgactgaagcccaatctgctgtcgaagaacttaggatgtttttggaagtagatccattagaggatataaaaaagaaactagacaaattctacatggtgttgatccttcgtgccctacatcccgattttgatcatctcagagatcaacttctaactagtcatgaggtcccctctatggaaacattgaccactcgccttctgcgtgtcccggtatctcaaactcaagaagcgcatgaactagtggaaccatctgtcatg
This Vigna angularis cultivar LongXiaoDou No.4 chromosome 4, ASM1680809v1, whole genome shotgun sequence DNA region includes the following protein-coding sequences:
- the LOC108322230 gene encoding exportin-T isoform X2 is translated as MDDLDKAILIMFDESGALDDDLKKQAKLYCNATKEKPSICRLCIEKLCFSNLVQVQFWCLQTLHEVIRTRYLTMTLDERHMIRGSVFSIVCLEDKNLTRILEGPAFIKNKLAQVLITLIYFDYPLVWSSVFVDFFPHLSKGNVVIDMFCRVLNALDDELISLDYPRTPEELTVASRVKDAMRQQCVSQIVRAWYDIVSMYRNSDQELCTSVLDSMRRYISWIDIGLIVNDAFIPLLFDLILVGHLSDQLRGAAIRCLLAVVSKRMEPQSKLSLLQSLHISRLLRLVTENGDAEMVADIAALLTGYAVEALDCFKRINSEDAKGISMELLSEVLPSIFYVMKNFEVDATFNIIQFLSGYVAILKSFTPLREKQLLQLGQILEVILVLIRYDPAYRSNLDVMDKIGKEEEDRMVEFRKDLFVLLRTVGRVAPDVTQMFIRNSLASAVSRSSNSNVEEVEGALSLLYALGESISEEAMKTGSGLLSELVIMLLSTKFPCHSNRLVALVYLETVTRYIKFIQDNTQYIPMVLAAFLDERGIHHSNINVSRRASYLFMRVVKLLKMKLVPFIETILQSLQDTVAQFTIMNYTAEELSGSEDGSHIFEAIGLLIGTEDIQPEKQSDYLSSLLSPLCQQVEALLINAKLLNAEEANAKIAVIQQIIMAINSLSKGFSERLVTASRPAIGLMFKQTLDVLLQVLVIFPKVEPLRNKVTSFIHRMVDTLGASVFPYLPKALKQLLEEIEPKQMVGFLLLLNQLICKFNTLVRDILEEIFPAVVERIFSVIPRNGLPSPGPDAITEEVRELQELQRTLYTFLHVITTHDLSPVFLFPKCKAYLDPVMQLLLFSSCNHKDILVRKIFIRLIKDWCAQPYEEKVPGFRSFVIEAFAINCCLYSVLDRSFDFHDANTFILFGEIVLAQKVMYEKFGDAFLVHFVSKGLSSANSPQDLAEQYRQKLQGGDLKALKSFYQSVVENLRLQQNGSLVFR
- the LOC108322230 gene encoding exportin-T isoform X5; protein product: MDDLDKAILIMFDESGALDDDLKKQAKLYCNATKEKPSICRLCIEKLCFSNLVQVQFWCLQTLHEVIRTRYLTMTLDERHMIRGSVFSIVCLEDKNLTRILEGPAFIKNKLAQVLITLIYFDYPLVWSSVFVDFFPHLSKGNVVIDMFCRVLNALDDELISLDYPRTPEELTVASRVKDAMRQQCVSQIVRAWYDIVSMYRNSDQELCTSVLDSMRRYISWIDIGLIVNDAFIPLLFDLILVGHLSDQLRGAAIRCLLAVVSKRMEPQSKLSLLQSLHISRLLRLVTENGDAEMVADIAALLTGYAVEALDCFKRINSEDAKGISMELLSEVLPSIFYVMKNFEVDATFNIIQFLSGYVAILKSFTPLREKQLLQLGQILEVILVLIRYDPAYRSNLDVMDKIGKEEEDRMVEFRKDLFVLLRTVGRVAPDVTQMFIRNSLASAVSRSSNSNVEEVEGALSLLYALGESISEEAMKTGSGLLSELVIMLLSTKFPCHSNRLVALVYLETVTRYIKFIQDNTQYIPMVLAAFLDERGIHHSNINVSRRASYLFMRVVKLLKMKLVPFIETILQSLQDTVAQFTIMNYTAEELSGSEDGSHIFEAIGLLIGTEDIQPEKQSDYLSSLLSPLCQQVEALLINAKLLNAEEANAKIAVIQQIIMAINSLSKGFSERLVTASRPAIGLMFKQTLDVLLQVLVIFPKVEPLRNKVTSFIHRMVDTLGASVFPYLPKALKQLLEEIEPKQMVGFLLLLNQLICKFNTLVRDILEEIFPAVVERIFSVIPRNGLPSPGPDAITEEVRELQELQRTLYTFLHVITTHDLSPVFLFPKCKAYLDPVMQLLLFSSCNHKDILVRKACVQIFIRLIKDWCAQPYEEKCTGQIF
- the LOC108322230 gene encoding exportin-T isoform X6 — its product is MDDLDKAILIMFDESGALDDDLKKQAKLYCNATKEKPSICRLCIEKLCFSNLVQVQFWCLQTLHEVIRTRYLTMTLDERHMIRGSVFSIVCLEDKNLTRILEGPAFIKNKLAQVLITLIYFDYPLVWSSVFVDFFPHLSKGNVVIDMFCRVLNALDDELISLDYPRTPEELTVASRVKDAMRQQCVSQIVRAWYDIVSMYRNSDQELCTSVLDSMRRYISWIDIGLIVNDAFIPLLFDLILVGHLSDQLRGAAIRCLLAVVSKRMEPQSKLSLLQSLHISRLLRLVTENGDAEMVADIAALLTGYAVEALDCFKRINSEDAKGISMELLSEVLPSIFYVMKNFEVDATFNIIQFLSGYVAILKSFTPLREKQLLQLGQILEVILVLIRYDPAYRSNLDVMDKIGKEEEDRMVEFRKDLFVLLRTVGRVAPDVTQMFIRNSLASAVSRSSNSNVEEVEGALSLLYALGESISEEAMKTGSGLLSELVIMLLSTKFPCHSNRLVALVYLETVTRYIKFIQDNTQYIPMVLAAFLDERGIHHSNINVSRRASYLFMRVVKLLKMKLVPFIETILQSLQDTVAQFTIMNYTAEELSGSEDGSHIFEAIGLLIGTEDIQPEKQSDYLSSLLSPLCQQVEALLINAKLLNAEEANAKIAVIQQIIMAINSLSKGFSERLVTASRPAIGLMFKQTLDVLLQVLVIFPKVEPLRNKVTSFIHRMVDTLGASVFPYLPKALKQLLEEIEPKQMVGFLLLLNQLICKFNTLVRDILEEIFPAVVERIFSVIPRNGLPSPGPDAITEEVRELQELQRTLYTFLHVITTHDLSPVFLFPKCKAYLDPVMQLLLFSSCNHKDILVRKIFIRLIKDWCAQPYEEKCTGQIF
- the LOC108322230 gene encoding exportin-T isoform X4, translated to MDDLDKAILIMFDESGALDDDLKKQAKLYCNATKEKPSICRLCIEKLCFSNLVQVQFWCLQTLHEVIRTRYLTMTLDERHMIRGSVFSIVCLEDKNLTRILEGPAFIKNKLAQVLITLIYFDYPLVWSSVFVDFFPHLSKGNVVIDMFCRVLNALDDELISLDYPRTPEELTVASRVKDAMRQQCVSQIVRAWYDIVSMYRNSDQELCTSVLDSMRRYISWIDIGLIVNDAFIPLLFDLILVGHLSDQLRGAAIRCLLAVVSKRMEPQSKLSLLQSLHISRLLRLVTENGDAEMVADIAALLTGYAVEALDCFKRINSEDAKGISMELLSEVLPSIFYVMKNFEVDATFNIIQFLSGYVAILKSFTPLREKQLLQLGQILEVILVLIRYDPAYRSNLDVMDKIGKEEEDRMVEFRKDLFVLLRTVGRVAPDVTQMFIRNSLASAVSRSSNSNVEEVEGALSLLYALGESISEEAMKTGSGLLSELVIMLLSTKFPCHSNRLVALVYLETVTRYIKFIQDNTQYIPMVLAAFLDERGIHHSNINVSRRASYLFMRVVKLLKMKLVPFIETILQSLQDTVAQFTIMNYTAEELSGSEDGSHIFEAIGLLIGTEDIQPEKQSDYLSSLLSPLCQQVEALLINAKLLNAEEANAKIAVIQQIIMAINSLSKGFSERLVTASRPAIGLMFKQTLDVLLQVLVIFPKVEPLRNKVTSFIHRMVDTLGASVFPYLPKALKQLLEEIEPKQMVGFLLLLNQLICKFNTLVRDILEEIFPAVVERIFSVIPRNGLPSPGPDAITEEVRELQELQRTLYTFLHVITTHDLSPVFLFPKCKAYLDPVMQLLLFSSCNHKDILVRKIFIRLIKDWCAQPYEEKFILFGEIVLAQKVMYEKFGDAFLVHFVSKGLSSANSPQDLAEQYRQKLQGGDLKALKSFYQSVVENLRLQQNGSLVFR
- the LOC108322230 gene encoding exportin-T isoform X1 codes for the protein MDDLDKAILIMFDESGALDDDLKKQAKLYCNATKEKPSICRLCIEKLCFSNLVQVQFWCLQTLHEVIRTRYLTMTLDERHMIRGSVFSIVCLEDKNLTRILEGPAFIKNKLAQVLITLIYFDYPLVWSSVFVDFFPHLSKGNVVIDMFCRVLNALDDELISLDYPRTPEELTVASRVKDAMRQQCVSQIVRAWYDIVSMYRNSDQELCTSVLDSMRRYISWIDIGLIVNDAFIPLLFDLILVGHLSDQLRGAAIRCLLAVVSKRMEPQSKLSLLQSLHISRLLRLVTENGDAEMVADIAALLTGYAVEALDCFKRINSEDAKGISMELLSEVLPSIFYVMKNFEVDATFNIIQFLSGYVAILKSFTPLREKQLLQLGQILEVILVLIRYDPAYRSNLDVMDKIGKEEEDRMVEFRKDLFVLLRTVGRVAPDVTQMFIRNSLASAVSRSSNSNVEEVEGALSLLYALGESISEEAMKTGSGLLSELVIMLLSTKFPCHSNRLVALVYLETVTRYIKFIQDNTQYIPMVLAAFLDERGIHHSNINVSRRASYLFMRVVKLLKMKLVPFIETILQSLQDTVAQFTIMNYTAEELSGSEDGSHIFEAIGLLIGTEDIQPEKQSDYLSSLLSPLCQQVEALLINAKLLNAEEANAKIAVIQQIIMAINSLSKGFSERLVTASRPAIGLMFKQTLDVLLQVLVIFPKVEPLRNKVTSFIHRMVDTLGASVFPYLPKALKQLLEEIEPKQMVGFLLLLNQLICKFNTLVRDILEEIFPAVVERIFSVIPRNGLPSPGPDAITEEVRELQELQRTLYTFLHVITTHDLSPVFLFPKCKAYLDPVMQLLLFSSCNHKDILVRKACVQIFIRLIKDWCAQPYEEKVPGFRSFVIEAFAINCCLYSVLDRSFDFHDANTFILFGEIVLAQKVMYEKFGDAFLVHFVSKGLSSANSPQDLAEQYRQKLQGGDLKALKSFYQSVVENLRLQQNGSLVFR
- the LOC108322230 gene encoding exportin-T isoform X3, producing MDDLDKAILIMFDESGALDDDLKKQAKLYCNATKEKPSICRLCIEKLCFSNLVQVQFWCLQTLHEVIRTRYLTMTLDERHMIRGSVFSIVCLEDKNLTRILEGPAFIKNKLAQVLITLIYFDYPLVWSSVFVDFFPHLSKGNVVIDMFCRVLNALDDELISLDYPRTPEELTVASRVKDAMRQQCVSQIVRAWYDIVSMYRNSDQELCTSVLDSMRRYISWIDIGLIVNDAFIPLLFDLILVGHLSDQLRGAAIRCLLAVVSKRMEPQSKLSLLQSLHISRLLRLVTENGDAEMVADIAALLTGYAVEALDCFKRINSEDAKGISMELLSEVLPSIFYVMKNFEVDATFNIIQFLSGYVAILKSFTPLREKQLLQLGQILEVILVLIRYDPAYRSNLDVMDKIGKEEEDRMVEFRKDLFVLLRTVGRVAPDVTQMFIRNSLASAVSRSSNSNVEEVEGALSLLYALGESISEEAMKTGSGLLSELVIMLLSTKFPCHSNRLVALVYLETVTRYIKFIQDNTQYIPMVLAAFLDERGIHHSNINVSRRASYLFMRVVKLLKMKLVPFIETILQSLQDTVAQFTIMNYTAEELSGSEDGSHIFEAIGLLIGTEDIQPEKQSDYLSSLLSPLCQQVEALLINAKLLNAEEANAKIAVIQQIIMAINSLSKGFSERLVTASRPAIGLMFKQTLDVLLQVLVIFPKVEPLRNKVTSFIHRMVDTLGASVFPYLPKALKQLLEEIEPKQMVGFLLLLNQLICKFNTLVRDILEEIFPAVVERIFSVIPRNGLPSPGPDAITEEVRELQELQRTLYTFLHVITTHDLSPVFLFPKCKAYLDPVMQLLLFSSCNHKDILVRKACVQIFIRLIKDWCAQPYEEKFILFGEIVLAQKVMYEKFGDAFLVHFVSKGLSSANSPQDLAEQYRQKLQGGDLKALKSFYQSVVENLRLQQNGSLVFR